In Nitrospirota bacterium, the genomic window ATAAAAGAGCAGAAATATCATTATTCTGTTGCAAAGGGCTCAATTTATGAAACAGCGAGTCTTCTTTATATTATGAAAAACAGGAAGTATCTTGATAAAGATACCTTTGAAGGTTTATATGCAGAACTCGACGAGATAGCTATGATGCTTCATGGATTAATTGAGAAATAACTCTATCGCTATCTGCGGTCTCTTTCTGAATAAAGGTCCCATCGTCTAGAGGCCTAGGACGTGGCCCTCTCAAGGCTAAAACACGGGTTCGAATCCCGTTGGGACCGCCAATAAAATCAAGGGGTTACAGGGTTTCTGCGTGTGTCTCCCCTTCAGAACGTGATAAAAACGTGATATTCAGCTTTGAAACGGCGCTTCTCAATGAGTCCACATTGAGGTGCGCGTAACGCTTCGTCATCCTCAAATCTTTGTGGCCGAGCAGCTTTGAGATAGTGTGAAGATCAACCCGTCGCTGCCTGAGCGGGCATATACGGCAAAGCACATGCAACGACCGGATGGAAGCATAATAAAGACAAGAATGTGGTGGAAAAGGACAAGGTCATCGGGGCATGCTTAGCCGCTGGTGGTGTATGAAGGAGGCCGCATGGTGAAGAAACTCCCCGGCAAGAAGAGGGCAAGCAGACAAACAAGCTGAACAAACGGCATTATCGACAGAAAAAACAAACAATGGCAATAAGCCCGGTTGTGGACATCCGGAATCTTCCGGTTCTTCACTTTAATCCAAGAAGGAATTCCGCAGCCGGCTCGATGGAAATACCATCTCTTAACAGCCTCTCCCTTCCCCGATAGACAAGGAGCCTTTTTGCTTCGGGGTAGTCTTCACCGAATGCCTTGAGCGGCCTGAGATCCTGAGGATGTATGGTAGCGGTGTTTTTTACTTCTATCGCCTGGAAGATGTCCTTCCCGTATACAATAAAATCAACTTCGGACCCGGCGCT contains:
- a CDS encoding four helix bundle protein, whose product is MFKFEKLNVWQKSLEAFEKVASVSDKIPIRYQSSIGDQIRRSCLSISANISEATGRSNIKEQKYHYSVAKGSIYETASLLYIMKNRKYLDKDTFEGLYAELDEIAMMLHGLIEK